A DNA window from Paraburkholderia sp. IMGN_8 contains the following coding sequences:
- a CDS encoding aromatic ring-hydroxylating dioxygenase subunit alpha: MSEVRCKTHGELIRSRQPGHGMPGELFGRQDVFETDVEVFFHKHWILVGVTADVPEPGDVSTVDIGKASVIIVRDDDENVRTYRNVCRHRGARLKEVGKSTVGMLVCPYHQWTYDLDGSLRHATHMGKDFDPTCRSLIPVHTRIVGTHIFVCLGENPPEDIAKLEETMAPRFAPYNLKNTRIAFEQEIIENGNWKLVMENNRECYHCQATHPELTASFLPEDFGFCPENLSEESLRALEEYKARNAACQASWEQDGFTSASVEWLDEDAVTQFRTQQLVIAGNGESQTISTKVASTRLFGNLQRRDLGDTHLWTHNSWTHVMSDHAVISYIIPLAPDKTLVRSKWLVHADAVEGVDYKISDLTEVWVATNMQDKHLVEITHEGTQDPAYSPGLFSPFTETYVDQFSRWYAARLTEYGI, translated from the coding sequence ATGTCCGAAGTGCGATGCAAAACCCATGGTGAATTGATCCGAAGCCGTCAACCCGGTCACGGCATGCCCGGTGAGCTCTTTGGCCGCCAGGATGTTTTCGAAACGGACGTCGAGGTCTTTTTCCACAAGCACTGGATCCTGGTCGGCGTCACGGCAGATGTGCCCGAACCCGGCGATGTTTCGACCGTTGATATCGGCAAGGCGTCCGTCATCATCGTGCGCGACGACGATGAGAATGTCCGCACTTACCGGAACGTCTGCCGCCATCGCGGCGCACGTCTGAAAGAGGTTGGGAAGTCGACGGTCGGCATGCTGGTATGTCCTTACCATCAGTGGACGTATGACCTCGACGGAAGCCTCCGCCACGCTACCCACATGGGCAAGGACTTCGACCCGACCTGCCGGAGCCTGATTCCGGTGCACACGAGGATTGTCGGAACGCACATTTTCGTCTGCCTCGGTGAGAACCCGCCGGAGGACATCGCGAAGCTGGAAGAAACGATGGCGCCACGTTTTGCGCCGTACAACCTGAAGAACACCAGGATCGCCTTCGAGCAGGAAATCATCGAAAACGGCAACTGGAAGCTCGTGATGGAAAACAATCGCGAGTGCTACCACTGCCAGGCCACGCATCCGGAATTGACGGCATCTTTCCTGCCGGAAGACTTCGGCTTCTGTCCTGAGAATCTCAGCGAAGAATCGCTTCGCGCGCTGGAAGAGTACAAGGCGCGCAACGCGGCATGTCAGGCAAGCTGGGAGCAAGACGGATTTACCAGCGCCAGTGTCGAGTGGCTGGACGAAGATGCGGTCACCCAGTTCAGAACCCAGCAACTCGTCATCGCCGGTAACGGTGAATCGCAGACCATCAGCACCAAGGTCGCCAGCACCAGGTTGTTTGGAAATCTCCAGCGGCGCGATCTCGGCGATACGCACCTCTGGACACACAATTCGTGGACGCATGTCATGAGCGACCATGCGGTGATCAGCTACATCATTCCTCTCGCGCCAGACAAGACGTTGGTGCGCTCGAAGTGGCTTGTTCACGCAGATGCCGTTGAGGGCGTGGATTACAAGATTTCGGATCTGACCGAAGTATGGGTTGCAACAAACATGCAGGATAAACACCTCGTGGAGATTACGCACGAAGGCACTCAGGACCCGGCATACTCGCCAGGCTTGTTCTCGCCTTTCACGGAAACCTACGTGGACCAGTTTTCGCGCTGGTATGCAGCCCGATTGACCGAATACGGCATCTGA
- a CDS encoding LysR substrate-binding domain-containing protein, with product MQQKHLFADRLLAQMPSLRALRCFVTAARYESFTQAAEVLCVTQAAISRQIKELEDSLDVALFERTGRHIALTDAGRILYNASYLSIMNIAEAAEAVRRSDKRALTICVSHTFSALWLSLRLPAFRKRFPDIRLVVMVTEHFMELDELMQPDVIITKNPPREPEYEVEPLFHDVVYPVCSQPFFEQHFRGQSLKPLDLLSQPTLNLSLLGRAQVCEHVDWRVWRNWFQQGDGSDRLTENEHFESNDYRLLVAQAEAGEGTLLGWHHLVHRQVEQGRLIRPVQDALEFHDRHHYLITHKNAKLRPESLQFREWLGEEVGAMMREWRGVEAETTR from the coding sequence ATGCAACAGAAGCATTTATTCGCTGACAGACTCCTCGCCCAGATGCCGTCGTTACGGGCGCTGCGATGCTTCGTCACCGCGGCGCGCTACGAAAGCTTCACGCAGGCGGCGGAAGTGCTTTGCGTAACCCAGGCCGCAATCAGCAGGCAAATCAAGGAGCTTGAAGATTCACTCGATGTGGCCCTGTTTGAGCGCACCGGGCGGCACATTGCGCTCACAGATGCGGGCCGCATTCTGTACAACGCGTCGTATCTGTCGATCATGAATATCGCGGAAGCGGCCGAGGCGGTGCGTCGCTCCGACAAGCGCGCGCTGACTATTTGCGTCTCGCATACGTTCTCGGCTCTGTGGCTGTCGTTAAGGCTGCCCGCGTTCCGCAAAAGGTTTCCGGATATCAGATTGGTCGTGATGGTGACCGAGCATTTCATGGAGCTGGACGAGCTCATGCAACCTGACGTCATCATTACCAAGAATCCGCCGCGCGAACCGGAGTACGAAGTCGAGCCTCTCTTCCACGACGTGGTGTATCCCGTCTGTAGTCAGCCGTTCTTCGAGCAACATTTTCGCGGACAGTCGTTGAAGCCGCTCGACCTGCTATCGCAGCCCACGTTGAACCTCTCGCTGCTGGGACGAGCCCAGGTGTGTGAACATGTCGACTGGCGCGTGTGGCGAAACTGGTTTCAGCAAGGTGATGGCTCCGACAGGCTCACCGAAAACGAACACTTCGAGAGTAACGACTATCGACTCCTTGTCGCACAGGCCGAAGCGGGCGAAGGCACCCTGCTCGGCTGGCATCATCTTGTCCATCGTCAGGTGGAACAGGGCCGCCTGATTCGGCCGGTGCAGGACGCTCTCGAGTTCCACGACCGTCACCATTACCTGATCACGCACAAGAACGCGAAGCTTCGACCGGAGTCTCTGCAGTTCCGTGAATGGCTTGGTGAGGAAGTCGGCGCGATGATGCGCGAATGGCGAGGCGTCGAAGCGGAGACTACCAGGTAG
- a CDS encoding FAD-binding oxidoreductase, translated as MTSKLEFARFPAPDGVNGWWESLPPPSPANTVSSEHRYDWVVVGGGITGLCAARRLAELAPDATIALVEADRIGRTTAGRNSGFFVDLPHDISSESYSRSVEADKADVRFQRHGIDYVRSAVKQYNIDCDWRDDGKFHASVNRRGHAALTHFAEGLARIDEAFEWLDEAAIARVTGTNFYQGALFTPGCSTAQPAALMRGLAATLPENVKIFELSAVKGIEDQRQGKVLSFDSGKIVAKRVILCTNAYAATFGGHPNGLLPVYTFASMTRVMNKEEVQRLGGARSWALIPADPMGSTVRRLITDRICVRNHFAFRPSLELSQADLAKAKSMHQRSFNRRFPMLKDVELEYTWGGPLCLSANNGALFGRRDDGVFQAIGCNGLGLSRGSASGKLIAEYALGQSNELIRQLLNQPHPRSLPVRPIADIAVSAAIWMKEISAGTEL; from the coding sequence ATGACCTCGAAACTGGAATTCGCGCGGTTCCCGGCTCCAGACGGTGTGAACGGCTGGTGGGAAAGTCTGCCACCGCCCTCGCCTGCCAATACGGTGTCTTCCGAGCATCGATATGACTGGGTCGTTGTCGGCGGTGGTATTACGGGGCTGTGTGCTGCGCGGCGTCTGGCGGAGCTTGCGCCTGATGCCACGATAGCGCTGGTCGAAGCGGACCGTATCGGGCGCACTACAGCGGGACGAAATTCCGGATTCTTCGTCGATTTGCCACACGACATAAGCAGTGAAAGCTACTCGCGCAGTGTGGAAGCCGACAAGGCCGATGTTCGGTTTCAACGCCACGGCATCGACTATGTGCGCTCAGCGGTCAAGCAGTACAACATCGATTGCGACTGGCGGGACGACGGCAAGTTTCACGCTTCGGTGAACAGAAGGGGCCACGCCGCACTGACCCACTTTGCGGAAGGACTTGCGCGCATCGACGAAGCCTTTGAGTGGCTGGACGAGGCAGCAATTGCAAGAGTGACCGGAACGAATTTCTATCAAGGCGCGCTCTTTACGCCGGGTTGCAGTACGGCGCAACCCGCCGCGCTTATGCGCGGTCTCGCGGCGACGTTGCCGGAGAATGTGAAGATCTTCGAACTTAGCGCGGTAAAGGGAATAGAAGACCAGCGCCAGGGGAAGGTCCTGAGCTTCGACAGCGGCAAGATCGTGGCGAAGCGCGTGATTCTATGCACCAACGCGTATGCGGCGACTTTCGGCGGGCATCCGAATGGTCTGCTGCCTGTCTATACGTTCGCGTCCATGACACGGGTAATGAACAAGGAGGAAGTCCAGAGGCTCGGCGGTGCGCGGTCATGGGCACTGATTCCCGCCGACCCGATGGGCTCGACCGTTCGCCGTCTGATTACGGACCGCATCTGCGTTCGCAACCACTTCGCCTTTCGACCCAGCCTCGAACTTTCACAAGCCGACCTGGCGAAGGCAAAGAGTATGCATCAACGGTCGTTCAACCGGCGCTTTCCGATGCTGAAAGACGTCGAGCTGGAATACACGTGGGGTGGTCCGTTGTGTCTGTCCGCGAACAATGGCGCGCTGTTTGGGCGCAGAGACGATGGCGTCTTTCAGGCGATCGGATGCAATGGCCTCGGTCTGAGCAGAGGGTCGGCATCCGGCAAGCTCATCGCCGAATATGCACTCGGCCAGTCCAATGAACTCATTCGCCAGCTTTTGAATCAGCCGCATCCGCGCTCGCTGCCGGTCCGGCCGATTGCGGACATAGCGGTTTCAGCGGCTATCTGGATGAAGGAAATTTCGGCGGGGACCGAACTTTAA
- a CDS encoding LysR substrate-binding domain-containing protein: protein MKPATARTKGYRRLIPSLTALVEFEAVARHGSFTLAADELGVTQAAVSRQVKFLEETLGTRLFDRLHRSIKLTEEGEALYLIVAESMQKIAGVFDRLASGPVQQELVLAATSAFSHFRLLPRLGSLKKAQPNLQLRISTQMFTADLRPKEIDVAVRFGNGRWGDGTATFLFDEEVFPVCSPNWVESRGAPESLQDVAHAALIESDSTSEGWMGWDEWFHALGVRPVRLNFALRCSLYTDAIEAARYGQGIALGWGRLVHDLLETGELVRLPSASLKVSDSYYIVVPHGRTIAPEIDGLIDWLRQDSIEN, encoded by the coding sequence ATGAAACCGGCAACCGCACGGACTAAGGGATACCGGCGACTTATCCCTTCGCTGACAGCGCTCGTCGAGTTCGAGGCGGTCGCGCGGCACGGGAGCTTCACTCTGGCAGCCGATGAGCTAGGGGTAACCCAGGCCGCGGTAAGCCGGCAGGTCAAATTTCTTGAGGAAACGCTCGGGACTCGGCTCTTCGACCGTCTGCATCGTTCAATCAAACTCACTGAGGAAGGTGAGGCCCTGTATCTTATCGTCGCCGAGTCGATGCAGAAAATTGCAGGCGTGTTCGACCGGCTAGCCAGCGGCCCGGTCCAACAGGAACTGGTGCTTGCGGCAACGTCTGCATTCTCACATTTTCGCCTCCTGCCCCGGCTGGGGTCCCTCAAGAAGGCTCAGCCGAATCTTCAGCTTCGCATCTCCACGCAGATGTTCACCGCTGACCTCCGACCCAAAGAAATTGACGTCGCCGTACGATTCGGAAACGGACGATGGGGAGATGGCACGGCAACCTTCCTTTTTGACGAAGAGGTCTTTCCTGTCTGCTCGCCGAATTGGGTGGAATCGCGAGGCGCGCCAGAATCGCTGCAGGACGTCGCTCACGCCGCCCTCATCGAGTCGGATTCCACCTCGGAAGGCTGGATGGGATGGGATGAGTGGTTTCACGCTTTGGGCGTGAGGCCGGTGCGATTGAACTTTGCGCTGCGCTGTAGTCTTTATACGGACGCGATCGAGGCCGCACGCTACGGTCAGGGCATCGCGCTTGGTTGGGGAAGATTGGTCCACGACCTTCTCGAGACTGGCGAACTCGTCAGGCTGCCGTCCGCCTCGCTCAAAGTGAGCGATTCGTATTACATCGTGGTGCCGCACGGGCGCACCATTGCCCCGGAAATTGACGGTCTCATCGACTGGCTTCGGCAGGATTCCATCGAGAATTGA
- a CDS encoding GlxA family transcriptional regulator, which translates to MFSDPIHPGTARPLRFGIVLLPNFTLTAFSGFVDLLRLASDEGDMSRPVRCSWTIVGESFTPVRASCGIQVTPWTAFEEARTFDYVVIVGGLLHSGPSASKATLQFIRDAAKTSATLVGICTGIFALMRAEVMDGYRICVSWFHYWDFVERFPGVDERNLVADRLFVIDRRRITCSGGRASIDVAAAILLRHVEATVVQKALRIMLVDDAQKGNAPQPHPPGLEPATHPKVRRAILLMEQHIGQPLSLGELARRLEMSVRQIERLFATETGKSPHAYGRQIRIRTASWLLTSSDRTVADIATSCGFSDASHLGREFRKEFGESPNAYRVARPQTDAPTLVAG; encoded by the coding sequence ATGTTTAGCGACCCCATTCATCCCGGAACCGCCCGGCCACTCCGCTTTGGAATCGTGCTGTTGCCCAATTTCACATTGACCGCATTTTCCGGTTTCGTCGACCTTCTCAGGCTGGCAAGCGACGAAGGTGACATGAGCAGGCCTGTTCGCTGTTCGTGGACCATCGTCGGCGAATCTTTCACTCCCGTCAGGGCAAGCTGTGGGATCCAGGTCACGCCATGGACAGCCTTTGAGGAAGCCAGGACCTTCGATTACGTCGTGATCGTCGGTGGGTTGCTGCACTCGGGGCCGTCCGCCAGCAAAGCCACGCTCCAGTTCATTCGTGACGCAGCGAAAACGTCCGCCACTTTGGTCGGCATTTGCACAGGGATATTCGCCTTGATGCGGGCCGAAGTGATGGACGGATATCGCATATGCGTGAGCTGGTTCCACTACTGGGATTTCGTCGAGCGCTTTCCAGGCGTTGACGAACGCAACCTTGTTGCGGACCGGCTGTTCGTCATCGACAGACGCCGGATTACGTGTTCAGGCGGGCGGGCCTCGATTGATGTGGCGGCGGCTATACTGCTGCGACATGTCGAGGCCACAGTCGTGCAGAAGGCGCTGCGTATCATGCTTGTAGATGACGCCCAGAAAGGCAATGCTCCGCAGCCGCACCCTCCGGGACTTGAACCCGCAACACACCCCAAGGTAAGGCGAGCGATCCTGTTGATGGAACAGCACATTGGTCAGCCATTGAGCCTGGGAGAACTTGCCCGACGTCTCGAGATGTCCGTCCGACAGATTGAGCGGCTGTTTGCCACAGAAACGGGAAAGTCGCCGCACGCGTACGGGCGACAGATTCGGATACGGACGGCGTCCTGGCTGCTGACGAGTTCTGATCGAACGGTGGCCGATATTGCGACGTCCTGCGGCTTCTCCGACGCTTCGCATCTTGGCCGTGAGTTCCGAAAAGAATTTGGCGAATCGCCGAACGCCTATCGCGTGGCTCGACCGCAGACCGACGCACCAACGCTGGTCGCCGGGTAG
- a CDS encoding cupin domain-containing protein — translation MTTGHAHDEMVLFGLNVKNGRRCYSIDERDWQPMKIGETVLPGFLWIPVADDENGAWSSYWMRLQPGARSFEHQHDSTELILVLDGVFTDDDGTDFLPGQTVCYPAGSRHSTFSQEGCTVLVVAHTGSTIVSQPHATRP, via the coding sequence ATGACTACCGGGCACGCGCACGATGAAATGGTTCTTTTTGGATTGAACGTCAAGAATGGGCGACGCTGTTATTCCATTGATGAGCGCGACTGGCAGCCTATGAAAATCGGCGAAACAGTGCTTCCTGGCTTTCTGTGGATTCCTGTTGCCGATGATGAGAACGGTGCCTGGAGCAGCTACTGGATGCGTCTGCAACCAGGGGCGCGGTCGTTCGAGCACCAACACGACTCGACCGAGCTGATTCTTGTTCTCGACGGGGTGTTCACGGATGACGACGGCACGGATTTTCTGCCGGGACAGACGGTGTGCTACCCGGCCGGATCGCGGCATAGCACCTTCTCGCAAGAGGGCTGTACGGTACTGGTCGTCGCTCATACCGGGTCGACGATAGTTTCTCAACCACACGCCACGCGCCCCTGA
- a CDS encoding dihydrodipicolinate synthase family protein: MSFEGVHTPLVTPFKPDGEIDHDLLGKHAANLASRVSGLGVGGTTGEYYALSFEERVQTFNTVAEAAGGKTYLTAGINATTTKEVIRLGQEAKRAGLSALLLAAPYYAQPTQEELLNHMLKVDDSLDMPIMLYNFPARTGTDISDGVLARLLERPNFIAMKESTGDISHLHHLATHFRDNLVLSCGMDDQALEFFVWGAKSWVAGASNFLPEAHTALFDACVKQGDFATGRKLMAQLLPILELLERSGKFIQYVRYGCELAGMPVGVARAPLGTLTEDERNTFGQLVQPMSRSAQ, translated from the coding sequence ATGAGCTTCGAGGGAGTACACACACCACTGGTCACGCCGTTCAAGCCGGACGGCGAAATTGACCATGATCTTCTCGGCAAGCATGCCGCCAATCTCGCGAGCCGCGTTTCGGGCCTTGGGGTCGGCGGGACGACGGGCGAATACTATGCGCTGAGTTTCGAAGAACGGGTGCAGACGTTCAACACCGTCGCCGAAGCGGCAGGCGGCAAGACGTATCTGACTGCCGGCATTAATGCCACCACGACGAAAGAAGTCATTCGCCTGGGTCAGGAAGCGAAGCGCGCCGGCCTGTCCGCGTTGTTGCTCGCCGCTCCGTACTACGCCCAGCCGACGCAGGAAGAGCTGCTGAACCACATGTTGAAGGTGGACGATAGCCTCGACATGCCCATCATGCTGTACAACTTCCCGGCTCGCACCGGCACGGACATCAGCGATGGCGTGCTGGCCAGGCTGCTCGAGCGGCCGAACTTCATCGCGATGAAGGAAAGCACCGGCGACATTTCGCATCTGCATCACCTCGCCACGCATTTCCGTGACAACCTGGTACTAAGCTGCGGTATGGACGATCAGGCGCTCGAGTTCTTCGTATGGGGCGCGAAGAGCTGGGTTGCGGGTGCTTCCAACTTTCTGCCCGAAGCGCACACCGCGCTCTTCGACGCATGCGTCAAGCAAGGCGACTTCGCAACTGGCCGCAAGCTGATGGCGCAACTGCTGCCAATACTCGAACTGCTGGAGCGCAGCGGAAAATTCATTCAATACGTTCGCTACGGATGTGAGCTGGCCGGCATGCCTGTCGGTGTTGCCCGCGCGCCGCTCGGCACGCTGACCGAAGACGAGCGCAACACGTTTGGCCAACTCGTTCAACCTATGTCGCGCAGCGCGCAGTAA
- a CDS encoding aldehyde dehydrogenase has translation MTTYQEWQQKAEALSLDGRAFIAGLRCPAASKETFQTLNPSTGKVLADIAKCGTKDVDRAVVAARDAFESGVWWKAAPAQRKSVLLRFAQLIEENAEELALLEALEAGKPISECMGLDIPESAACIRWHAEVTDKRYDALSPSGASVVSMITREPIGVVGAVLPWNFPALMLAWKIGPALSVGNSVIVKPAEQTSLSTLRIADLATEAGVPAGVLSVVTGFGESAGQALGRHADVDLVAFTGSTETGKRFLHYSADTNLKRVVLECGGKNPQVVLPDVANLDAVAEQAVAAAFWNMGENCSAGSRILVPSTTKAELLEKVLAVLEGWKTGDPLNPDVKLGSLIEEKHFQKVLAHIEKAKAEGARLVCGGKATRTETGGWFVEPTIFDNVTPQMSIAREEVFGPVVCFIEYADVDEAVQIANDTCYGLAASLWTDNVNNAHKIAARIRAGTVTVNCFGEGDLSTPFGGFKQSGFGGRDKSVYAHDQYCELKTTWLKLD, from the coding sequence ATGACGACTTATCAGGAATGGCAGCAGAAAGCTGAAGCCCTCTCACTCGATGGAAGAGCGTTTATCGCGGGGCTACGGTGTCCGGCTGCGTCGAAGGAGACGTTCCAGACGCTCAACCCTTCGACGGGAAAAGTACTGGCCGATATCGCAAAGTGCGGTACGAAAGACGTCGACCGCGCGGTCGTGGCGGCGAGAGATGCGTTCGAGTCCGGCGTGTGGTGGAAGGCAGCGCCGGCGCAGCGAAAGTCGGTACTTCTGCGGTTCGCGCAACTGATCGAGGAAAACGCCGAGGAACTGGCGCTTCTCGAAGCGCTCGAGGCGGGTAAGCCGATCAGCGAATGCATGGGACTGGACATCCCCGAATCCGCAGCCTGTATCCGCTGGCACGCGGAAGTGACCGACAAGCGGTACGACGCGCTGTCGCCGTCGGGCGCGAGCGTCGTGAGCATGATTACGCGTGAACCGATTGGCGTCGTGGGCGCGGTGCTGCCGTGGAACTTCCCCGCGCTCATGCTTGCCTGGAAAATCGGCCCGGCGCTGTCGGTGGGCAACAGCGTCATTGTCAAACCAGCGGAGCAGACGTCGCTCTCCACACTGCGCATCGCCGACCTCGCAACGGAAGCCGGCGTGCCCGCGGGTGTCCTCAGCGTCGTGACCGGCTTTGGTGAAAGCGCGGGCCAGGCCTTGGGCCGCCATGCGGATGTCGACCTGGTTGCTTTCACCGGCTCCACGGAAACCGGCAAGCGGTTCCTTCATTACTCGGCAGACACGAACCTGAAGCGAGTCGTGCTGGAATGCGGCGGCAAGAATCCTCAAGTGGTTCTGCCCGACGTTGCGAACCTGGATGCCGTCGCGGAGCAGGCAGTCGCTGCTGCATTCTGGAACATGGGCGAGAACTGCAGCGCGGGCTCCCGTATTCTGGTTCCTTCGACTACAAAAGCCGAGTTGCTCGAAAAGGTCCTGGCCGTTCTGGAAGGATGGAAAACTGGCGACCCGCTCAACCCCGACGTCAAGCTCGGTTCTCTGATTGAAGAGAAGCATTTTCAAAAAGTACTCGCCCATATCGAGAAAGCGAAGGCGGAAGGAGCGCGCCTCGTGTGCGGCGGCAAAGCCACGCGCACTGAAACCGGCGGGTGGTTTGTCGAGCCGACCATCTTCGACAACGTCACGCCGCAGATGAGCATCGCCCGCGAGGAAGTCTTTGGCCCGGTCGTCTGCTTTATCGAATACGCCGACGTCGACGAGGCTGTCCAGATTGCCAACGACACCTGTTATGGACTGGCTGCATCGCTATGGACCGACAACGTCAACAACGCTCACAAGATTGCCGCTCGGATCAGGGCAGGTACGGTGACGGTGAACTGTTTTGGCGAGGGCGACCTGTCGACCCCCTTCGGCGGATTCAAGCAATCGGGCTTCGGTGGCCGTGATAAATCGGTCTACGCGCACGACCAGTATTGCGAACTGAAGACCACCTGGCTGAAGCTCGACTGA
- the glyA gene encoding serine hydroxymethyltransferase → MNENSRFFAETLQSRDPVIASEIALELRRQQTQIELIASENIVSAAVMEAQGTVLTNKYAEGYPSKRYYGGCEHVDRIEALAIDRVKALFDAEYANVQPHSGAQANGAVMLALVKPGDTVMGMSLDAGGHLTHGARPALSGKWFNAVQYGVSPETYRIDYEQVRRLAEDHCPKLIIAGYSAYPRALDFAAFREVADSVGALLMVDMAHIAGIVATGKHENPVRFADVVTSTTHKTLRGPRGGFILTNNGDIAKKINSAVFPGLQGGPLMHVIAGKAVAFGEALRPEFTAYIDRVLHNAQALGNVLTSGGLSLVTGGTDNHLLLADLRSKRLTGTQAEKALERAGITCNKNGIPFDTESPTVTSGIRLGTPAGTTRGFDTDQFEQVGQMILEVLSALEREPNGDEQVERAVRSRVRDLCNQFPIYSHAEALV, encoded by the coding sequence GTGAACGAGAACTCACGTTTTTTTGCCGAAACTCTCCAGAGCCGTGACCCCGTCATCGCATCAGAGATTGCGTTGGAGTTGCGTCGCCAGCAAACCCAGATTGAACTGATCGCTTCCGAGAACATTGTCTCGGCCGCGGTGATGGAAGCGCAAGGCACCGTGCTGACCAACAAATACGCGGAAGGGTATCCGTCAAAGCGGTATTACGGCGGCTGTGAGCACGTGGACAGGATTGAAGCGCTTGCCATTGACCGCGTGAAAGCGCTGTTCGATGCCGAATACGCGAACGTGCAACCTCATTCGGGTGCCCAGGCGAATGGCGCAGTGATGCTCGCGCTGGTCAAACCGGGCGACACGGTGATGGGCATGTCGCTCGATGCCGGCGGACATCTGACGCATGGCGCGCGTCCCGCGCTTTCCGGCAAATGGTTCAACGCGGTCCAGTACGGCGTGAGTCCCGAAACGTATCGCATCGACTACGAGCAAGTGCGTCGGCTTGCCGAGGACCATTGCCCCAAGCTCATCATCGCGGGCTATTCGGCCTATCCACGTGCTCTGGACTTTGCCGCATTCCGCGAAGTTGCCGATAGCGTGGGTGCATTGTTGATGGTCGACATGGCGCACATCGCGGGGATTGTCGCGACAGGTAAACACGAGAACCCTGTCCGGTTTGCAGATGTCGTGACGTCCACGACCCACAAGACGCTTCGTGGGCCACGAGGCGGATTCATCCTCACCAACAACGGCGACATTGCCAAGAAAATCAATTCGGCCGTATTCCCGGGCCTGCAAGGTGGCCCGCTCATGCACGTCATCGCGGGGAAAGCGGTCGCATTTGGCGAGGCGCTTCGTCCGGAGTTCACGGCATATATCGACCGGGTTCTACATAACGCCCAGGCGCTCGGCAACGTCCTGACGTCGGGCGGACTGAGCCTGGTCACTGGCGGGACCGACAACCATCTGTTGCTGGCCGATTTGCGCAGCAAGCGGCTAACCGGCACTCAGGCTGAAAAGGCGCTGGAGCGTGCGGGCATCACCTGCAACAAGAACGGTATTCCGTTCGATACGGAAAGCCCGACAGTTACCTCAGGAATCCGCCTCGGCACGCCCGCTGGAACAACGCGAGGCTTCGATACCGACCAGTTCGAGCAGGTCGGCCAGATGATTCTGGAGGTCCTGTCGGCGCTCGAACGGGAGCCCAACGGCGATGAGCAGGTCGAACGTGCGGTCCGCAGCCGCGTAAGAGATCTGTGCAACCAGTTTCCGATTTACTCACATGCTGAGGCACTCGTGTAA
- a CDS encoding pyrroline-5-carboxylate reductase, with protein sequence MRLGFIGTGTITQAVVTGLLRFDFPFDRISLSPRNAETAAALAALDKRVQVCASNHEVLETSDVVCLAVVPQIATSVLSELHFDSRHHVISFIAGISIEEVRRLVRAQSKVVRATPLPAVAEGKGSTAICPADRVATSLFAALGQAVEVGNEAKFDALSAVTATMASFYAVLEAQASWLVRQGLDYDAARSFLSGYSIGLAHDTTRSGKSLTELIEHCMTPGGINEQVHNELSKRGTYAHFADALDRVLMRIQGRV encoded by the coding sequence ATGCGACTTGGATTCATCGGGACCGGCACCATTACGCAGGCAGTCGTTACCGGACTGCTTCGGTTTGACTTTCCGTTTGACCGCATTTCCCTGTCGCCCCGCAACGCGGAAACTGCCGCGGCGCTTGCCGCTCTTGATAAGCGAGTGCAGGTATGCGCAAGCAATCATGAAGTGCTGGAGACGTCCGACGTTGTCTGTCTTGCAGTCGTGCCGCAAATCGCTACCAGCGTGTTGAGTGAACTGCATTTTGATTCGCGCCATCATGTCATCAGCTTCATCGCCGGAATTTCAATCGAGGAAGTGCGCAGGCTTGTCCGTGCGCAGAGCAAGGTCGTTCGCGCGACACCGTTGCCGGCAGTTGCCGAGGGCAAAGGAAGCACGGCAATCTGCCCCGCCGACCGCGTTGCGACATCCTTGTTCGCGGCGCTGGGTCAGGCGGTTGAAGTCGGCAACGAGGCCAAATTCGACGCACTGTCGGCCGTAACCGCGACGATGGCGAGCTTCTATGCAGTGCTGGAAGCCCAGGCGTCATGGCTGGTCCGCCAAGGGCTGGATTACGATGCCGCCCGCTCATTTCTGTCAGGCTACTCTATTGGCCTCGCGCACGACACGACCAGAAGCGGGAAATCGCTTACGGAGCTGATCGAGCACTGCATGACGCCAGGTGGCATCAACGAACAGGTTCACAACGAGCTCTCGAAACGCGGAACGTATGCACATTTCGCCGACGCCCTCGACCGGGTTTTGATGAGGATTCAAGGTCGCGTATAA